The stretch of DNA TTGTGCCTGGAGTATCCTATGATATTGCAGTAGCTTGTAGAGGCCTTAATGTGAATGGATCTGATAATTACTTAAGAATTGGACGTGAAGCATTATCTACAGATCCTTCTAATTCTAAAGATGATGCTACATTAAGTTTATTAAAATCAACTAATGTAAAATCTACATTTATTGTAGAACAATATGAAACTCCTTCATAGAAATACATAACATAAAAAAAGCGAACGCATGCGTTCGCTTTTTTAATTTATGATACACGTATTGGTGGATGCTTTTCAATAAAATCAATTGTTAATTCAGCACTATCTGTTAAAAATAATAAATCCTTATAAACTTTTCCTTGGGCTAACTGATGTAATACTGAATAAATCGAAGTATCTTCTACATATCTTTTCTTCCCTAAAAATACCATAGGGCTATAATATCCCGAGGTACCATAATGATTCTGAGCAGCTTCCTGAAAAATTTCTTGTGTTGTTCCTGCACTACCTGGCGCAAAGACTAATCCATATAAACTAATGGTAAGCAATATGTCTTCACGAATACTATTCGAAAAATATTTTGCAATATAAGTGGCAAATAGATTAGACGGCTCATGCCCATAAAACCAAGTCGGAATCGCTAAACTTTCTGCTCCATTCGGATATTTCGCTAAAACTTCTAACGATCTTTCTTGAAAATTTTTCGCTAAATAATCAGGATTTTCTATATTATCAAATTCTAAATCCTTTAAGATCGATATCGCATCAAATAATTCTTGTTTAGAATAATTCCCCATATATGCACCCAAATTAGCAGCTTCCATTATTCCAGGACCACCACCAGTTACTACATAATACCCTTTTTGAGTGGCTAATTGTGCTGCAATCGCTGTTTCGGTATAAAATTGTGTTCCTCTTCTTGTAGAATGACCTCCCATAAATCCCACGACTTTTTTCTTCGTCATGCCTAAGTCATCATATTCTAGGATTCTTCTTAATGCATCATCAATGGAATGATCGTGTAGCCGTTGAGCTAAGGCTTCTGAAACGGGTGGATTGTATTTATGTTTAATAAAATGTTTATAAATATTAATATCTATACTATTGTCATGGTCTTTTGAATATCCTTCCATTAATTCTTGCCATGAATATAATTTCCCCCGATATGGATTATAAGGCAAATCCTTGAATTTAGGATAAACAAATGCGCCTCTTTCAATTAATGGAATAGCTTCATCTTTGCGAAAGGTACATCCTAAAAAGGAAGTATTGTCTAATATTAAATTCTCCCAATCTACATTTTTTGTACAGAAATTGACATCTTGAATAACTTTATTGGTTAAGTTATTCGAACTCGAAATAAAGTCGTTCCACTCTCTATCATTATGGATTAAATTTTTAATCAATTTTATTTTCATCGTTTCTTAAATCAGTTGATGTTGAAGGTACAAGAATTATGCAATAAAATAATACGTTAATTAAAACATTCCTTTACACGAATCTCTCTATCTTTGCAAAATGCTCGGACTCAACAATTGGGGAATCGTGTGAAAATCACGAACTGTCGCGCAACTGTAATTCATGATCACATGAAAAGTCAGATTACCAATTGATGGGCCTATTGGATAATGCTTTCGCGGGTTGAAGCTCTATTCAAATGAGATTTTATTCTCAATCACCACAAAAACATTATCACATATACATTTTAATAGAAGTAGTGTGTAGATATTATTAAAGAAATGGAAAGTAAAACAAGAGAAGAGTTAATTGAACAACGAATTATTGAATCTGAAACACGTGTTTTTAAAGCTGTTTTTCCTGGAGATACAAATCACCATAAAACAATGTTTGGTGGTGCAGTAATGTATTTAATGGATGAAATCGCTTTTATGACAGCAACGCGTTTTTGTCGTAAGCCTATTGTAACGGTAAGTAGTGATAAAATTGATTTTAAACATTCAATTCCTG from Faecalibacter sp. LW9 encodes:
- a CDS encoding acyl-CoA thioesterase → MESKTREELIEQRIIESETRVFKAVFPGDTNHHKTMFGGAVMYLMDEIAFMTATRFCRKPIVTVSSDKIDFKHSIPAGTLVEFVGKVVRVGRTSLDVQIDVFIESMYRDGRDKAITGTFTLVAINENKRPVPVID